The nucleotide sequence CATTAATTTTTATTTGTATTTTTTTAATGCTGACAGGATTTTTCACATTCAAGCTAGGTATGTTTTATGAGCAAGGACAAGCCGACCTCAGGCCGTTTTTCGTCTGGCATCCCTGGCTGTATCTATTTATCATTCCAGCAATTTCGATGCGGCTTTGGGCTGAGGAAAAAAAGACTGGGACAATTGAGTTACTTTTAACACTTCCGCTTTCGTTATTCGAAGCAATGGCAGGCAAATTTCTTGCCGCCTGGTTGTTTATTGGATTGGCCTTGAGCTTAACATTTCCAATCGTCTTGACAGTTTGTTACCTAGGCAATCCCGACCTGGGGGTAATTTTCGCCGCATATCTTGGAAGCTTCCTCATGGCCGGGTCATTTTTGTCAATTGGTATGGCAGTTTCTGCAACGACAAATAATCAAGTCATTGCTTTCGTTGTCTCTACAGTGATTTGTTTATTATTTATTCTCTTTGGATTTGAGCCCGTAGTGAACACACTACTCGGATTTTTCCCGGCAAAATTTGTCGAATTAATTACTAACTTAAGTTTCCCTTTTCATTTTGAAGCAATTCAACGCGGCGTGCTTGATTTACGCGATTTGGTTTACTTTCTAAGCTTAATGCTGACTGCATTATATATTGGAGTAGTGGCTTTAGATCGGGGCAAGGCAGAATAAATTCGAGGCGATTTCACAAGGTATATCGAGGAGGAATAAAAGAGTAGCGTATGTCTAGCGGTAGTTCATCAAAACGGACTTTACTATCAATTTCCGGAATTATCCTGGCAATTGCAATTTTTATTGTTGCCAATGGATTGAGTCGACAGGTGCTGCACTCGTGGTATCTCGATCTGACCGATCAAAATCTTTACAGCCTTTCTGCCGGTAGTAAGAAGATTCTTGCTGAGCTGCAAGATCCTATCACTCTGCGCTTTTATTATAGTAAAACAGATGGCGCACGTTACCCCTCGCTGCAACTTTATGCTTCGCGCGTGCTTGAACTACTGCGTGAATATCAACGACTCTCGCAGGGTAATCTTAAGCTTGAAATTTATGATCCCCGACCCGATACAGATGAGGAGAGTTGGGCAGAGAAGTATGGTTTGACCCCAATTTCAATGCCTGCAGGTGATGCGATTTATTTTGGTCTTAGTGGGGCAAATGGCATTGGCAAGGAAAGCACAATTCCACTGTTTAATTTAGGCCGCCAAGAGTTACTAGAATATGATATCAGTAAGTTAGTTTACGAACTCTCACGTGCATCTAAGCCTGTAGTTGGAATTTTAAGCCCTCTAAAAATTCAAAGCGCAGCTTCGCAAATTCCAGGTCAGCCTCAAGCCCCGCAGCAATGGACATTTATTTCGCAATTAAAGAGTTTAGCTGAAGTTAAGTTTCTAGATACAACTTCTGGCGTGATCGAAAGCGGTTTTGATGTAGTGGTGTTGATCCATCCGAGAAATTTATCAAATCAAACGTTATTTGCCATCGATCAGTATCTGTTAAATGGCGGCAAACTACTTGTGCTAGAAGATCCCTATTGCGAAGCCGATCAAGCTGACCCTGAACAGGCAGCCCAGCCCGACCAACAGTCAACTCAAGGTAGTTCGCAGCTAAACCAATTGCTAAAAAACTGGGGAGTAGAATTGGTTGAAGATAAATTTGTAGCTGATGTGAATCTTGCAACCCGTGTTTCAACGGGACAAGGTGGAGTTAAAGATTTTGTTGCTTGGCTAAATATTCCTAAAGATTTATTGAGTGCAAACGATCCAGCAACAACTTCAATTGATAGTTTGCTTTTCCCTTGGGCTGGGGCACTTAAACTCACAGCAGTCGAGGGCATTACTGCAGAACCGTTGATCGGGACAACCGACCAGGCGATGCTAGTTGATACGCGGAGTGTAAAGCTTGGGGGAGGGGACCCTGATTCACTACTGCGTAGTTATGCTGCAGGAAATGAGAAATTAAATATTGGTGTGCGCCTCACAGGTAATTTTAAGACTAACTTCCCGGCTGGAGATCCAGCTAAACCTGAGGGAGCGGAGCAAAACCAATCTTCCAGCAAGCAAGCCCCAGCGTTAAAGGAAAGTAAAAAGCCTGGAACGGTTGTAGTGATTGCTGACGTTGATTTTATTTCTGACCGCTATTCGCTGATTACACAAAATGTATTTGGTCGCTCGCTTGTATCGCTACTCAATCACAATTTAGTTTTGTTATTTAATGCAATCGATCAACTCACCGGATCTACCGACTTAATTACAATTCGCTCACGTGGAAAATTTAGCCGACCATTCGAGCGTGTGCAGCAGATTGAAATTAACGCTCAGCGACGCTGGCAAATGGAAGAGCAGAGTTTGCAGGCAGATTTAAATGCAGCGAATGAACGTCTACGTACGCTTGAGCAGAATGAACACGGCGAGAAACCAGCTGCTCAGCAAGTTTTTTCAGATGCGGTACTTGACGAAATCAAACAATTTAAGGAGCAACGCCGTCAGGCCCAAGAGCGCTTACGTGAAGTGCGTAAAAATTTACGTGAAGATAAAGAACGCTTAGGCACTGTCTTGTTTTTGATTAATACTTTTCTTGTGCCCTTGGTGCTATTAGTCGTGGCAGTCGGAAAATTAATTGCCAAACTTAGAACTAAGCAGCGCTCTAATTAAGCAAGGACAATATCGCTATGAATAAAAAAACATTGATCAAGCTTGCAGGAACATTAGTCGCCTTGGTGGTTTTATATTTTATTTTCGCACCAACTGAGAAACAAGACATTGCAGGGGCAATTTTGTCCGCGCTAGAGCCGAATAAAGTTTCGAGAATTCAGATCGATCAAGGTGAGAATAAGCTTGAATTAAGCGTCAAAGATAAGAATTGGGTGGTGACGAGTCGTGGTGACTATCCTGCAGATAGTTCGAAAATTCGTGCCTTATTGGTCAGACTGGCTGAAGTCAATACCGATCAACTCGTCACGCGAAATAAAAAAAATCATCTCAATCTTGGAGTGACAGATGAAGATGTTAAAGCTGGGAAGAGTAAGGTCACGCTCTACGACCCTGCAGGTAAAGTTTTGTCTGGACTATACATCGGCAATGCTCGGAATAAAGGATCTGGAGAAGGAGAGTTTTCGCTCGGGGTGATTCTTGGACAGTATGTTCGTGCTGTTAATTCAGATGATGTGTACGTGATTCCAGAGCCTGTAACTGCCGTTGCTAAGCCGAATCATTGGCTTGATACAACCTTGACCGATATCATTGCCAATAAAGTAGAAACAATCGAGCAGAAATCTGGAGCGGATGTGCAGTTTGTCGTTAAGCGTGATTTTCAGGTTGAACCTGGCAAGCCTGGAATGTTTAAACTAACAGTCCCACCAGTTGCTGATCGTAAAGTTAAAGAAAATATCCTGATCCAATTGCGTTCTGGATTAGAAGCCTTCCGCTTTGAAGATGTTATTCCGGCAGGAGATCCCAGCGCGCAGTCACTGATCTTTGATCGTTCAACTAAATACACACTTACCGATGGAACAATTTACATCGTTAAAACCGCTGAGTATGACTCTAAATTTTTCGCTAAGATCGAAGTTGGATTTTCAGAAGAAGCTATTACTGCGACGAAAGAACGGCATCAAGTTAAACTCGATCAATCACAGCAAGCCCAGGCACAAGTCTCTGCTAGTTCGAGTTCTTCGAGTTCAAGCGGTGATACTAATCTCTTACCAGAGCCAAAATATACAACTGCAGAGGAGAGTGCTAAATTAAATGCGCAATTTTTTAAGTGGGTTTACCAAATTCCGAAGTTTGGTGTTGAAAAATTCCGCTACGCTCAGGCTGATTTGTTTGAAATCTCGACTACCCCGCAAGCTCAGCCACGTAAGGCGAATGCAAGGGAAAAGACCAATTCAGCTAATAAAAGACAGAAGTAGACAGTCTGGACATTATTTCAGATAATTTCTAGGCAAAATATTTAGGTTTTTATTAATGCTAGACGATAGCTAATCTAGGGTATAGTGTTTGAACTAATGAAAATTTTAAACTCAATTCGGGGAAATAATGGCTTCAGCTTGCTGGAGTTATTAATCATTATTTCTACTCTTGGAGTTTTAGCTTCGATTGTTTTACCTGAACTTGCGGTTTATCGATTACGCTCTCATAATGCTACAGCTGTTTCTAATTTAAGAAACTTACTTTCAACTCAAGAATTATACTATGCGGATCATGAAGCTTTTGCTGATGATGTAACAACCTTAGAAACACTTGGGTATAAACGTAATCCTGAAGTGCGGGTCAGTACAAACATGAATCCTGGTGGAGGTATTGCCGGTCAGGTTTTTGAAGCTTACGCCGGACATGAACGCGGAGTCGCCTTGGGCGATTATCACTTTAGCACCTTAAGTGGTACGTACGCCTGTTATAAATTCTCAAGTGTCTCTGGATATCT is from bacterium and encodes:
- a CDS encoding DUF4340 domain-containing protein; amino-acid sequence: MNKKTLIKLAGTLVALVVLYFIFAPTEKQDIAGAILSALEPNKVSRIQIDQGENKLELSVKDKNWVVTSRGDYPADSSKIRALLVRLAEVNTDQLVTRNKKNHLNLGVTDEDVKAGKSKVTLYDPAGKVLSGLYIGNARNKGSGEGEFSLGVILGQYVRAVNSDDVYVIPEPVTAVAKPNHWLDTTLTDIIANKVETIEQKSGADVQFVVKRDFQVEPGKPGMFKLTVPPVADRKVKENILIQLRSGLEAFRFEDVIPAGDPSAQSLIFDRSTKYTLTDGTIYIVKTAEYDSKFFAKIEVGFSEEAITATKERHQVKLDQSQQAQAQVSASSSSSSSSGDTNLLPEPKYTTAEESAKLNAQFFKWVYQIPKFGVEKFRYAQADLFEISTTPQAQPRKANAREKTNSANKRQK
- a CDS encoding prepilin-type N-terminal cleavage/methylation domain-containing protein — encoded protein: MKILNSIRGNNGFSLLELLIIISTLGVLASIVLPELAVYRLRSHNATAVSNLRNLLSTQELYYADHEAFADDVTTLETLGYKRNPEVRVSTNMNPGGGIAGQVFEAYAGHERGVALGDYHFSTLSGTYACYKFSSVSGYLEIVAPPAADCTTPD
- a CDS encoding ABC transporter permease, whose product is MKQVIAIFNREFRSYFASPLALIFICIFLMLTGFFTFKLGMFYEQGQADLRPFFVWHPWLYLFIIPAISMRLWAEEKKTGTIELLLTLPLSLFEAMAGKFLAAWLFIGLALSLTFPIVLTVCYLGNPDLGVIFAAYLGSFLMAGSFLSIGMAVSATTNNQVIAFVVSTVICLLFILFGFEPVVNTLLGFFPAKFVELITNLSFPFHFEAIQRGVLDLRDLVYFLSLMLTALYIGVVALDRGKAE
- a CDS encoding Gldg family protein, whose protein sequence is MSSGSSSKRTLLSISGIILAIAIFIVANGLSRQVLHSWYLDLTDQNLYSLSAGSKKILAELQDPITLRFYYSKTDGARYPSLQLYASRVLELLREYQRLSQGNLKLEIYDPRPDTDEESWAEKYGLTPISMPAGDAIYFGLSGANGIGKESTIPLFNLGRQELLEYDISKLVYELSRASKPVVGILSPLKIQSAASQIPGQPQAPQQWTFISQLKSLAEVKFLDTTSGVIESGFDVVVLIHPRNLSNQTLFAIDQYLLNGGKLLVLEDPYCEADQADPEQAAQPDQQSTQGSSQLNQLLKNWGVELVEDKFVADVNLATRVSTGQGGVKDFVAWLNIPKDLLSANDPATTSIDSLLFPWAGALKLTAVEGITAEPLIGTTDQAMLVDTRSVKLGGGDPDSLLRSYAAGNEKLNIGVRLTGNFKTNFPAGDPAKPEGAEQNQSSSKQAPALKESKKPGTVVVIADVDFISDRYSLITQNVFGRSLVSLLNHNLVLLFNAIDQLTGSTDLITIRSRGKFSRPFERVQQIEINAQRRWQMEEQSLQADLNAANERLRTLEQNEHGEKPAAQQVFSDAVLDEIKQFKEQRRQAQERLREVRKNLREDKERLGTVLFLINTFLVPLVLLVVAVGKLIAKLRTKQRSN